Part of the Paludisphaera borealis genome, GACGAGGTCGACTCCTACCTCCGGCTGTTACGATGGCAGTACTGGCCGATGGATGCGGCGCCGAAGGAAAGTCGGCCCCTGGAGCCGTCGGCCACCCCCGGCGTGGCGATCGCGGCGACGCCGACGACGCCCGGGTCGTACTGGTTCAGGGTCGACTCGAAGGATCGCCGTCGCAACGTCTGCTTCGCGCTGACCATCCTGCCGGGCTACGACCTGAACCTCATTTTCCACCAGGTGGAGAGCGGCCGGATCTTCGTCTCCCAGTTCATGGAGGCCGACCGACCCGGTCAAGACGCCAATCCACTGAAGACGCGCCGACTTGACATGGCCCAACGGTTCCTGATGAGGGGGGACCTGGGTCAGGGATCGTCCACGCTCGAACCACTGCTCGACGACGCGGATGAGCTGAACCCGATCGCCGGGAGCCTCGGGGGTCACGTGCTGGTGAAGCAAGGGCGGATCGATCGCGCCGGGGCGATCGGCGAGCGCCTCGTCCAACTCCATCCCACGCTTCCCGACGGGTACGTTCTTAGCGCACTGGATCTGTCGACGAAGGGCCGGGAGCGCGAGAGCGCGGAGGCGTATCGCAAGGCGATGGATCTCGGGTTCCCGGTGGTCGCGGAAAATACGATGCGCCTCGGTTTCGGAGTCGCTCAAATGCGCATCGAGCATCCTCGGGCCGAACTGTTGAACCGCGTGGTCGGGAGGCTCCATCCCGGGTTGCTCTGGACCGCCTGGATGGCGGATCCGGATTGGCCCAAGAGGGCGACCTGAGCCTCTGAGACAGGTTGCAACGGTCCTCGACGACAATCCGCCGTCCCTCGGAAGTGCACGGCCTTTTCCGCTTGTTCATGATATCGTTGAATGAGATCACGACACTTCGGATTCCTTCCGCTCACTGAGCGGCTGTAAACCATCCCTCCGCGTCATCAACAACTCGAGGAGATCCGCACCATGGCCGACCAAGATCCCTTGCCCATCGACGCCTCGAAATTCCAGCGGGCGGCCGACTCGCCGTCGCCGGACGACGTCCCGACGCCCGGGCTGTGCGGGAACCAGCCGAACGGCGGCCCCTACGTCCCCAGCAAGCCTGAGACCGCCGCCACGTCGACGAGGGCGGTCATCGACATGGACCGCCGATGGAAAAACGGCACCCGGCTCCAGGTCGTTTTTTTGACCGGGGACGACGCCTGGGGCCAGGCGATCCGTCAAGCGGTCAGGAGAATCGCGGTCCAATGGAGCGACTATGCGAACATCACCTTCGATTTCGACCAGCCGGCGGCGCACATCACGGTGAACCTCGTCCCTGGGAGCATCCCCCAGCTCGGATGGTCGGTCAACTGGGGGAGCTATAACTGCTTCATGGGAACCGATTGCTTGAACATGCGCAAGCAATTCCCCTCCCTGCCGTCGATGAATCTGGTGTTCCCGCCCAACCTCCAAAACGATCCCAACTTGATGGATGCCGAGTTCAGCCGCGTGATTCTGCACGAATTCGGTCACGCGCTGGGACTCATTCACGAGCATCAACGACCTGACAGGCCGATCGATTGGACCCCTGACGTCTTCTCGTACTACGGCGCGCCCCCTAACAATTGGTCTCAGCAAATGGTTCAGGAGCAGATCATCAACGCCGTGCAAGGCGGCACGCTGATGGGGGGGGCGTTCGACATCAACTCGATCATGATGTACCAATATCCGCAGGGACTGGCGGCTTATAAGGACGGCACCCCTTTCGTCTCACCCAACAACGTCATCCTCACGCCGCTCGACAAGGTCGTCGTGGCCATGGCCTATCCCGTCGAAGGAGCCCCCGCCTCGAACGAGCAGACGCTCGTCCCCGGCGAGGCTGCGCGACCCGGCAAGATCGATGTCGCCGGCCGCGTGGGCCGCTACAAGTTCCAACCTCAGACCGAGGGGGTCTATACGATCGCGACCACGGGAATGCCCGCACTCGTCGCCTTATTAGGCAAACGAGACGATCCGGCAGGTCGGATGCTGGCCGCTGAGGGAGCGAACGCGAAACTCACGTTCCGGCCCAAGAACGTGGGCCAGGACTATTTCGTTCAGGTCCGTCATGCGCGGCCGACAAAGGGCACTGGCGATTTCCAGATCGCCGTGACACAGGTTTCCTGAAGCGAGCTTCGCCGGTTCGGCGGAATCGGCGTCTCGCCTGCGCTCGCCACGGCTGAGGCGAGAGCTTTTTCCGAGATTCATGAAGGATTTTCCTTGGATCGACTTACAATATGGGATAATTGGAGAACCCAGTCAATCCAAGGCGTATTTTCCGGTTGCCGACGACGGCTTCAGGATTTCGGGCATCACGAAAACTGTAAGTGGTTGAGATCACACCCTGGAGGTCCAACGTGAGACGCGTTTCGTTCTCGCTACTGATTCCGGCCGCACTCGGGTTCGTCCTCGCCGGCTCTGGCGACGTGAGGGCGAATTGCCTGCATGGCCTGCTGCGATGCGGGGCGTGCGGTGGAAGTTACGGCTATAGCGTCACCAGACCCCCGGCACCTGCGCCCCAGCCTGGCCCGACCAATCCGGGCGGCGGCGCGCCCCCTATCCCGGAAGCGGCCCCGAGCCTGCCCTATCCGGGCGCAGCCCTGGACCAGCCGGCTTCAGGCGCAGCCGCTTATGCTCGCGCCCCCTACGCCTACGGTGCCGCTCCGGCCGCGCCTTACTCCTACGCCTACGGTGCCGCCGCTCCGGCCGCGCCTTATGCCTACGGTGCTGCTCCGGCGGCACCTTACTCGTATGCCTACGGAGCCGCCGCTCCTGCGGCGCCTTATTCCTACCCTTACGGAGCCGCTCCGGCGGCGCCTTACTCCTACCCCTACGGCGCCGCCGCCCCGAGGGCTGCTGGCTCGTCCCTCCTTGAGGGGTACAGTGCTGCTGCTCCCATAATGCCGGTCCCGGCGTGGACGCCCCTCGCGAACGGACAACTGGTCGGCTCGCACATCTTCCAGGTTCTCGGCCGGTTCGGAAAGGGTCTCAGTCAGTCGGGCCTGCTCGATCTGGCGGTCAGAGGCTTTTTCGACGTGAGCGGAGTCATGCCGACGACGCACGAGCGTCAGATCCTGGAAAACATCGTCGCGCGATTCCTCCAGGGAGGCGATCAGGGGGGGGCCGAGCCTGGAGGGCAGGTCGGGAACGGCGGTAATGGAGCGAACGGCGGTAATGGAGCAAACGGCAACACAAGAATCATCCGGATTATTGTGACGGTCGAGGTGCCTCCAGGCGCAGAGGTTGTGGACGTCAAGACCCAAAAGCAGGCTCAACCTGGGAAGGAAGCGGGCGCGGACGAACAGGCCGGCCCGATGCCAAAGATCCCCTCGATGGCCCCGGCGGCCGAGCCTCAGTCGCCGAAGCCCTCCTCACCGAGCATCCCCGCCCTTGCTCCCAAGGCGGAATAAACCCCCGAGGGTTGGAGTTGCGCGATCGAGGCGGCGAAATCGCTTCGGCCTCGATCGTGCTCGCCCCTAGCTCCGGAAGGCCTGTCCAATCACTGACGATTGAACAGACGCGTGAAGCCGCCTCGTCGGGGCGGTCCGGCCGTCGCGGCGGCTCGGCCAAGGGCCAGCCGTCGCGAGGTGGTCTCGGTCGAGGCGACCGGGAGGAGTTGCGGCGGCGCGGCGGCGTAATGGGACGGGTCGCCACCGTTGGCGAGGTCGAGCGCCCGGACGTTGGCCTCCGTCACGTAGGGGTTGTGCCCCACCCAGCGCGTGCTCTCGACCACCATCAGGTTCAGGGGGGCGAACAGGGCGTCGCCGTCCACCGAGATCCAGTCGCAGGCGTCCGTCCGCGACGAGTCGACTCGCCCGTCCCGGCCGTAGGCCAGGGTGTAGGCGTAGCGAATCAACCGGGAGTGTTCATCCTGGTTATTGAGGCTCGATCCCGAGTTGGCCTCAATCTCGACGTCCACGCGGACCGTGAGCACGTCTCGCTCTTGGACCGCCCGATAATGGGCCGTGTACCCGCCGACACCGTGGTTCCAGACCTCGTCGGTCGTCCCCCGCGGCGGGAAGCCGCGAAGGTTCCCCAGCAGGGCGACGCCCCGACCTAGCAACTGTTCTTCCAGCAGTCGATGGAACGCGACGACGGATCGGTCGCAAGGGTCGGGACCGGGGACCGGCGGACCGGCGGCGATGTCGACCACGTGATCGCCGATCCGGTGGTTCAGGTGGTTCTCGCCCAGTTCCGCCCAGAGAGCCTTCAGTTCGTCCCGCGTCAGACCGGAGCCGGGGGAGGGGACCGGCTCGTTCAGCAGGATCGACGCCACGGCCCCGCCCAAGCAGTGGCCGGGCCAGCGCGATACGTTGTGGTTCTGGCTGTTCCCCGCCTCCCACGACCGGGCGGAGGAGCGGTAGAGCAGGTCGTACTTGAGCAGCGGGCACGGGGTCTCGTGCACCGTCCCGTCGGCGGCCTGGAACGTGACGTCGTCGTAAAGGTTCGGGAACCAGGTCGAGTCGTCGCCGGCGGCCACCGGCGTCTCCAGCAGCCCGTTCGGCCCGGCGCGGACGATGTCCTGCCCTGGCGCGATCGGGGCTCCGGGCGTGGCGACCAGGACGTCGTCGCCGAAGACCTGCACCGTGTCCACGCGGCCGTTGCCGTCCGCCCAGGGTTCATGGATCGCATCGGACTTGGTCGGCCAGTAGTAGTAGTTCCAGGGCTTGCGCGCGCTCCGTCCGACTTGGACGAACGAGGTGGCGACGGAGAAGGGCGAAGTCGCCCCCTCGATCGCGAACGTGTACCAGCCCGGAACGCCAGGCGCAAGATCCTGCCCGTTGGGCCGCTGCCGTCCATCGGGCCCCTCGATCGGGCCGACCGTCCCGGAGGTCGTCTCCACGGTCAGAACGCCACCGAACTGCGTCGGAATATAAACACCGAAATGCCGATCCCGCCCCTCGACGGACCACGTCCCGCCGAGCGGCAGCGGCCGCATGCGCGTCGGATCATCCGCCGACGCGCCCGCCGGCGTGCTCGCGGCGGCCAGCACCACCCAAATCGCGATCGCTCGACGCATCCGCCCTCCTTGCGCGCCGACAGGCATAACAATCCTGTTCTCGTCCAGGCCTGGGCCGGGAACTACGCAAAGGTTTCGACAACCGAAGAGTCGCGCCGGCAGATCGAATCGACCACTCGCCGGAACTTCCCACCTAGATCCCCCACCACCGTCCCATTCGGAGGAATCGGATCACGGCGACGAAGTCTCATCAGTGGAATTGATCAAGATTGAGACGATCGCCCGACTCGTGAACCTGGACCGAAGCAATCCAGGGAATTCAGGGCGGATGTTCGTCGAACCATCGCCGCATCATGGCGGTGGTGGAGCCCCAGTCGGTCGAAGGCGCGGACGTAGCGAAGGTCGCGCTGCGACCGCCTGGCCGCCGGGTGGTCGGCGACCTCTTGGCGGCGGGGCCGCGGCTCGGGTGAGTCGAGCCAGGATGCGGGGGTGGGAGTCGTACGAGAACGCCGACAGCCGCCGGCTGGACGGGAAAGGCAACAGCGCCCGCCATCGCTCGAACCAACTTCGAGTCGACGCCTGACGCTCATGGCGAGCTTGGCCATCGTCTCCTGATGGGCTGCGCCCACTCTACAAAACGGAACCCAAGTCGCCGCAGCTCGGCGTCGCCCGCCTTTCAGCGGAGAGGGAGGGATTCGAACCCTCGGTACGGGGTTAGCGTACACGGCATTTCCAGTGCCGCACCTTCGGCCTCTCGGTCACCTCTCCGAATCTACTGAACTCTAAGCCGATTCTTGGTTTGTGTCAACGGCTCCTTGGCCGATTCTCGACAGCGTCGGCCTCGGCGGGATCGCCGGTTGAAATCCTCCTCGCCTGTCCGGGTTAGATCGTACCGAGGGGCGACGTTCTGGCAAGAAACGGCCACCGCGATCATCATTTGCATGCGCCGCCGCCAGCGTCGCCTCGCCGAAGAATAAGCCTATCGGAGCCTGGGACGACGAGGCGACGCCTTCTTTAAAATCGCACATGTTTCGGTGCGAGCTTGAGTGAAGCAATTAGGAGAGCGATACTCGCCATTTCGACGACTCGCCCGCGACGGTTCAACGGCGACGTGGGCCGAGCCGGTCGTCCGTGCTTCCTCTCTCGACGATCCGGCCCAAGGTCGGGCGTCCCTCAACCTTGACGAGGGCACCAACATGAGAACACCGCGCGCAGCGGTTGGTCGAACGCGACTCTTCCAAAGCACCGCGGCGGCGAGGCGACGGCGGTGGCGGCCGACGGCCGAGCTGCTGGAGGACCGCCTGGCGCCGGCGACGGGAGCTTGGTCGGCCCTGGGAGCGGCCGCGCCGGGCCTGCTGAACGGCCAGTCGACCACCGATTCGTACTTCCGGCAGACCACGCTGATGACGCCGGGCCCGGCGGCCGGCGCCATGTTCGGCTCGTCGGTCTCGATGACGGCCGACGGCGGCACGGTTGCGATCGGGGCCCCTCATCTGAGCAGCGGGCAGCCCGGCGTCGAGCCCGGAACGGTCACCCTTTTCACGCGGACCGACCGGGTCTGGACCTCGATCGCCACGTTCTCATCCCCCGCGGGCGACCACAGCTTCGGCGACGCGGTCGCCTTGAGCGCCGACGGCGACACACTGGCGGTCGGCGCGCAGGCGGGGGACGTCCAGCACGGCGCGGCTTCGCTTTACATCTACACGCGATCGGGAACGGCCTGGACCTTGAGCCAGTATGTGAACATGGCCGACGGCGGCGGGTTCGGCGCCAGTCTGGCGATCAGCGACGACGGGTCCGTCATCGTGGCCGGCGCCGCGTACACCAACGTCGGCGCCCATTCGGCGCAAGGGACGGTCTACGTCTTCACGCGGGCCGACGGCGTTTACACCCAGGGGCCGGCGATCGTCGCCGCCGACGGCGCGACGAACGACCTCTTCGGCAAGTCGATCGCGCTGAGCGGCGACGGGAGCACGCTGGCGGTCAGCGCGCCGGCCGCGCAGGTCGTCGGTCCCAGCGTGGGCGCCGTTTACGTTTACGACCACTCGGGCGCGGATTGGACGTTCGCGACCAGGCTGGAGCCTGCGCCGTCGTCGACCCTCGGTGGGCCGGTCGCGATCGACGGCGACGGCTCCACGCTCGTGATCGCGGGGGCGACGACGTTCATCAACGGCGGCCCCGTGAATTCCGCTCGCGTCTTCACCAAGTCGGGCGCGGACTGGACCCCGTCCGCCGACCTGACCGCCTCCGATCCAAGCGTGAGCAAGTCGTTCGGCTCGTCGGTCGCGGTCAGCGCCGACGGAGTCACGGCGGTCGTCGGGGCGAGCTATTCCACCTCTTCCCAGACTCAGTATCCGGGGGCCGCGTACGTTTTCAGTCTCTCGGGATCGACCTGGACCCAGACCGACAAGCTGTCCGCGAATACGGCTGGAACGGCCTTCGACCACTTCGGCACGGTGACGGCGATTCGCGGTCGGACCATCGTCGTCGCCGCCCCCTCGGCCGCGATCGGTTTTCGCGCATTGCAGGGCTCCGCTTACGTCTTCTACAGTCCCCAGGGGTTCGAGGTCGCGCTCGATCCGATCAGCCAGACGGGGTACGTGGGGATGACGACGACGTTCTCGTCAACCGTGGCGGATGGCACGGGCGTCACGGTCCAATGGCAGGTCAGCACCGACGCCGGCGCAACCTGGACGGACATCGCGGGGGCGTCGAACGGGTGGTACTCGCTCGTTCCCGCCCTGACCGACTCGGGCAACCAGTATCGCGCCCGGTTCACCGACGCCGCCAGCGACACGATCCTCACCCACCCCGCGACGCTCACCGTCGTCGGCACGGGAACGACCACCACGCTGACATCGAACCTGAACCCGTCGAGGGGGGGCGATGCGGTGACGTTCACCATCACCGTCACCGACGAGACCGGGATCACCCATCCGCCCAACGGCGTGGTGGATCTCTACATCGGCGGGGTGTGGTGCCTGGCGACGTCGGTCGACCTCTACGGCCAGGTGTGGCTCACGACCACGGTGCTGTATCCGGGGACTTACACGCTGCTCGCCAAATATCGAGGGTGGGACCAGCTCCAGGCGAGCGAGTCGACGGCGCTCTTCCAGGTCGTCCAGCCGGGCGTGGCGGTGACGAGGTCCACGTTGACGTCGAGCCTGACCCCCTCGACGGTCGGCGACTCGGTGACGTTCACCGTGACGATGGCCAACCTGAGTGGGCCGACCTATCCGTGGGCGGGGAGCGTCGACTTCTACGTCGGCGACCAGTGGGTCGCGACGCGGCCGGTCGACGCCGACGGCAAGGCGAAACTCACCACGTCGGCCCTGGTCCCGGGGACTTACACCCTGACCGCCAAGTATCTGGGGGCGCACGACTTCCAGCCGAGCCAGACGTTCGAGCCGTTCTACCAAATCGTCATGCATGTCAAGGCGCCGACGATGACCACGTTGACGTCGAACCCGAACCCGTCAGCGTCCCATGGCTCCGTGACGTTCACCGCGAAGGTCACCGACGCGAGCGGCGCAACCCCCGTGACCACGGGAGGCGTGGATTGGTACATCGGCGGGGTCCTGGTCTTATCGATGGGGCTCGACGGCACGGGGACCGCGTCCTTCACCACGCAGTCCCTGGTGCCGGGCTACTACACCCTGACCGCCAAGTATCTGGGGGCGGATTTCTTCCAGGCGAGCCCGTCGGCCCCTTATCTCCAGATCGTCAACGCAACGCCCGCTCCGTCCGCGGCGACCGCCTCGGCGGCCCTGATGGCGCAACCGAGTTCGACGGCCCTTGTGGCGCAAGCCGGCCCGACGCCCCTGGCGTCCCGGCAATGGAAGCTTCAAGCGATGCGGGCGCAGATCGTCGCCGCCCGCGCCGAGCGACTGGCGACCCGCGCCATCCCCCAGCGGTTGGCCACGGCTCACCGCGGACGCTGAGCCTTGAGACGACGGGAGGGACGCGACGGCGGCGAAGGCCGCGGCGTCCCTCCTCCTGGCGGCCAGAGCCATCGCCGATGGCGTGGCGAAGAGGCGACGGATTATTAAAAACCGCACATGTTCGATTGCGATCATGCACAAACAAGGGCGAGTGGTGTACTCTTCCCTGAATAACGGCCCGGGCGCGACGGCTCAACCGAAACGTGCATTGCTCCGGTCGTCCGAGCCCCTCGTTCCCGACGATCCAACCCGAAGTCGGGCGCACATTCGAGTTCGATTGAGAACGACACCATGAAGACTCTGCGCGCATCGTTTGGTCGAACGGGGCTTTTCCAGGGGCACGGGGCGACGAAGCGACGGCGGTTGCGACCGACGGCCGAGCTGCTGGAAGATCGCCTGGCACCGGCGACGGGGGGCTTCTCGGCCCTGGGGGCGGGCACCCAGTCCCTGTCGACCAACTCCTACATCCAGCAGGCCAAGCTGACGTCGTCGACCCCGGGCGGAGAGCTCAACTTCGGCTGGGGGATCTCGTTGACGGCGGATGGCGAAACGCTGGTGGTCGGCACACCTGGCGGGGGCCCAGACTCCGTGCCCGGGTCGGTCGTCGTCTATACTCGCAGCGATCGGGTCTGGACTGAGGTCGCCAGACTGACTTCTCCCGCCGGAGCCGCTAGTAGCGACGACTTCGGCATTGGGGTCGCCATCAGCGCCGATGGGACTACTTTGGCGGTTGGCTCGAAATCGGGCCTGTTCGAGCACGGCCCTGCCGCGCTGTACGTGTACGCGCGATCGGGTTCGGAATGGGATTTGACCCAGACGGTGACCCTCGCCGACAGCAATGGGTTCGGCGCGTGGTTGTCCATCAGCGACGACGGCGGCGTTATCGCGGGCGGGGCTGCGTACGCCGACTCGGTGCGAGGGGCGGCTTACGTCTTCTCGCGAACGGACGGCGTCTACATCCAGGAGCCCCCGGTCGTCGCCCCCAACGGCGAGGCGAACGACTTCTTCGGCACTTCGATTGCGCTGAGCGGCGATGGCCGCACGCTGGCGGCCGGCTCGTTAGAATCAAATCATGACTACGCCGGCTCGGGCGCTGTTTACATCTACGAGAAATCAGGGCTGGACTGGACTTTTGTGACCAGGCTGAGCGTCCCACGGGCGTCGAGCCTCAGCGGGAAGGTCGCGCTCAATGGCGACGGTTCCGTGCTTCTGGCCGGAGGGTCGTCGCCGGAAGCCGAGGCTGGCATTGCGTCTGTCATCCGTGTCTACATCAAATCGGACTCCTCCTGGACCCAGAGCAGCAAGCTGACCGGCTTCGATGTGCCCGCGAGTTACTCGTACGGCGAGTGGGTCGCGCTAAGCTCCGACGGGGCCACGGCGTTAGTTGGGTCACCTTTCGCCAGAATCTCCGGTGCCGACGACCAAGGTGCCGCGTACCTATTCACTCTGGAAGACTCGACGTGGACTCAGGTCGCCAGATTGACGGCCTTCGACGGCGCGGCCAGCGATAATTTTGGCACTCAAATCGCAATCCGCGGACGGACTATCGTCGTCGCGGCGCCTCGGGCCACGATCGGATCGCACCGCGGGCAGGGCGCCGTCTACGTCTTCGACGAACCCCAGGGTTTCGCCGTGACCGTCGATCCGGTCAGCCAGACCGGGTATCCAACGACGACCACCACGTTCACGGCCGCCGCGACGGGGGCTGCGACCCTCTCGACGCAGTGGCAGGTCAGCACCGACGGCGGCTCGAACTGGTCGAACATCGTCGGCGCGACGAGCCAGTGGTACGCCTTCGCCCCCGCCCTGATCAACTCGGGCAACCAGTACCGCGCCGTGTTCACCAATGAGGCGAACGAGACGGTGACGACCAACCCTGCGACGCTCACGGTCGTGAAGGCGACCCCGGTGATCACGATCACGCCCAGCGTCAACCCGCGCAAGATCGGCGATGGGCTCTCGTTCCAGATCGACGTCGGGTCCAACATTCCCGCCGCGAGGACGCCCAACGGCGGGGTCGTCAGCCTGACCATCGGATCGTTCCACGTCTCGGCGACGCTTGAGAACAGTCGGCAGACTTTCAGCATCCCGACCACGCTGGCACCAGGCGTTTACACCGTCACCGCGACCTACGACGGCGCGCTGGACCCCGTGTTCGGCTCGGCCGTCGCGACGACGACGCAAATCATCGTGCGGGCCTCATCGTCGATCGAGGGCCAGGTCTCAGCGACCACCGCGACGGCCGGCCAGAGCGTGACGCTGACCGGCGTCGTCACCGCGACCGGCGGCGTGAATCCGCCGACCGGGCGCGTGCTGTTCACCGACAACGGCCAGCCGATCGGGTTCGGAGCGCTTTCCCCCTCCGACATGCCCGGCGTTTCCATCACGGTGTTCACCACCGGCCCGCTGACCACCGGCGAGCATTACTTTCAGATGGTCTACCAGGGCGATTCCGAGACGTTCGCCTCGGCGTCCGGCGTTTATCGGGTAGACGTCTCCGCGCCGCTCTACACCGCGACGACGACCACGCTGGCGTCGAGCCGAAGTCCATTTACCACCGGCGGCGCGGTGACGTTCACCGCGACGGTCGTCGACGCGAGCGGGCCGGGCCATCCGACTTCCGGCCCCGTGGATTTCTACGTCGGCGGGGTGCTGGTTGCATCGACGCCGCTCGACGCCGACGGCGAGGCGAAGCTCACCACGACGGCGCTGGTCCCCGGCGTGTACACGCTGATCGCCAGGTATCGCGGCTGGGACCATATCCAGCCGAGCGAGTCGGACTCGCTTTACCAGTTCGTCAGCCCTGCCGTGGTGACGACGACCAGGTTGATCTCGACTCTGAACCCTTCGATGGTCGGCGAATCCGTGACGTTCTTCGCGGCGGTCACCGATGTGTCAGGGCTGTTCCGTCTGTGGCCGGGGGACATCGACTTCTACGTCGGCGACCAGTTGATCGCGACATCACCGGTCTATCCTAGCGGCCAGGCGGCGTTCACGACTTCGGCCCTGGTCCCGGGCTGGTACACCCTGACGGCCAGGTATCGGGGGACGGAAGACTTCAGGTCGAGCCAGTCACTTCCGCTCTCACAGACCGTCAACCAGACGACGACCACGTTGACGTCGAGCCAGAACCCGTTGAAAGCGGGAGATGAGGTGACGTTCACAGCGACGGTCGCCGATGCGAGCGGGGCGGGCCGTCCGACCTCGGGGGAAGTGGATTTCTACATCGGCGGGGTGCTGGTCGCAACGAGTTCGCTCGACGCCGATGGCAACGCGACTCTCGCCACGACAGCCCTGGTGCCGGGTGACTACACGCTGATCGCCGTTTATCGGGGGACGGAGGACGCTTTGGGGAGTGTGTCGAACAGCCTGTTTCAGACCGTCGGCGCACAGGCCACGGCGACGGCTTCGATTGCTTCTGCGGCGCGATCGTCCCTCCCCAGTCCAGAAGCCCCCGTAGTCCAGCCCGTTTCGACGGCCCCGGCGGCCCGGCCGTCCCGGTTCCAGGCGATGCGCGCGAACATCGTCGCCGCCCGCGCGGAGCGATTGGCGACGCGCGTCATCCCCCAGCGGTTGACCACGG contains:
- a CDS encoding M12 family metallopeptidase produces the protein MADQDPLPIDASKFQRAADSPSPDDVPTPGLCGNQPNGGPYVPSKPETAATSTRAVIDMDRRWKNGTRLQVVFLTGDDAWGQAIRQAVRRIAVQWSDYANITFDFDQPAAHITVNLVPGSIPQLGWSVNWGSYNCFMGTDCLNMRKQFPSLPSMNLVFPPNLQNDPNLMDAEFSRVILHEFGHALGLIHEHQRPDRPIDWTPDVFSYYGAPPNNWSQQMVQEQIINAVQGGTLMGGAFDINSIMMYQYPQGLAAYKDGTPFVSPNNVILTPLDKVVVAMAYPVEGAPASNEQTLVPGEAARPGKIDVAGRVGRYKFQPQTEGVYTIATTGMPALVALLGKRDDPAGRMLAAEGANAKLTFRPKNVGQDYFVQVRHARPTKGTGDFQIAVTQVS
- a CDS encoding Ig-like domain repeat protein; translation: MRTPRAAVGRTRLFQSTAAARRRRWRPTAELLEDRLAPATGAWSALGAAAPGLLNGQSTTDSYFRQTTLMTPGPAAGAMFGSSVSMTADGGTVAIGAPHLSSGQPGVEPGTVTLFTRTDRVWTSIATFSSPAGDHSFGDAVALSADGDTLAVGAQAGDVQHGAASLYIYTRSGTAWTLSQYVNMADGGGFGASLAISDDGSVIVAGAAYTNVGAHSAQGTVYVFTRADGVYTQGPAIVAADGATNDLFGKSIALSGDGSTLAVSAPAAQVVGPSVGAVYVYDHSGADWTFATRLEPAPSSTLGGPVAIDGDGSTLVIAGATTFINGGPVNSARVFTKSGADWTPSADLTASDPSVSKSFGSSVAVSADGVTAVVGASYSTSSQTQYPGAAYVFSLSGSTWTQTDKLSANTAGTAFDHFGTVTAIRGRTIVVAAPSAAIGFRALQGSAYVFYSPQGFEVALDPISQTGYVGMTTTFSSTVADGTGVTVQWQVSTDAGATWTDIAGASNGWYSLVPALTDSGNQYRARFTDAASDTILTHPATLTVVGTGTTTTLTSNLNPSRGGDAVTFTITVTDETGITHPPNGVVDLYIGGVWCLATSVDLYGQVWLTTTVLYPGTYTLLAKYRGWDQLQASESTALFQVVQPGVAVTRSTLTSSLTPSTVGDSVTFTVTMANLSGPTYPWAGSVDFYVGDQWVATRPVDADGKAKLTTSALVPGTYTLTAKYLGAHDFQPSQTFEPFYQIVMHVKAPTMTTLTSNPNPSASHGSVTFTAKVTDASGATPVTTGGVDWYIGGVLVLSMGLDGTGTASFTTQSLVPGYYTLTAKYLGADFFQASPSAPYLQIVNATPAPSAATASAALMAQPSSTALVAQAGPTPLASRQWKLQAMRAQIVAARAERLATRAIPQRLATAHRGR
- a CDS encoding Ig-like domain repeat protein, with the translated sequence MKTLRASFGRTGLFQGHGATKRRRLRPTAELLEDRLAPATGGFSALGAGTQSLSTNSYIQQAKLTSSTPGGELNFGWGISLTADGETLVVGTPGGGPDSVPGSVVVYTRSDRVWTEVARLTSPAGAASSDDFGIGVAISADGTTLAVGSKSGLFEHGPAALYVYARSGSEWDLTQTVTLADSNGFGAWLSISDDGGVIAGGAAYADSVRGAAYVFSRTDGVYIQEPPVVAPNGEANDFFGTSIALSGDGRTLAAGSLESNHDYAGSGAVYIYEKSGLDWTFVTRLSVPRASSLSGKVALNGDGSVLLAGGSSPEAEAGIASVIRVYIKSDSSWTQSSKLTGFDVPASYSYGEWVALSSDGATALVGSPFARISGADDQGAAYLFTLEDSTWTQVARLTAFDGAASDNFGTQIAIRGRTIVVAAPRATIGSHRGQGAVYVFDEPQGFAVTVDPVSQTGYPTTTTTFTAAATGAATLSTQWQVSTDGGSNWSNIVGATSQWYAFAPALINSGNQYRAVFTNEANETVTTNPATLTVVKATPVITITPSVNPRKIGDGLSFQIDVGSNIPAARTPNGGVVSLTIGSFHVSATLENSRQTFSIPTTLAPGVYTVTATYDGALDPVFGSAVATTTQIIVRASSSIEGQVSATTATAGQSVTLTGVVTATGGVNPPTGRVLFTDNGQPIGFGALSPSDMPGVSITVFTTGPLTTGEHYFQMVYQGDSETFASASGVYRVDVSAPLYTATTTTLASSRSPFTTGGAVTFTATVVDASGPGHPTSGPVDFYVGGVLVASTPLDADGEAKLTTTALVPGVYTLIARYRGWDHIQPSESDSLYQFVSPAVVTTTRLISTLNPSMVGESVTFFAAVTDVSGLFRLWPGDIDFYVGDQLIATSPVYPSGQAAFTTSALVPGWYTLTARYRGTEDFRSSQSLPLSQTVNQTTTTLTSSQNPLKAGDEVTFTATVADASGAGRPTSGEVDFYIGGVLVATSSLDADGNATLATTALVPGDYTLIAVYRGTEDALGSVSNSLFQTVGAQATATASIASAARSSLPSPEAPVVQPVSTAPAARPSRFQAMRANIVAARAERLATRVIPQRLTTAHRWR